The Vicinamibacteria bacterium genomic interval CGCCCGTGAGCGACTTTCGAGACGACGTCGAACAAGCCTACAACAAACTCCTGACCATCGACGCCGAGCTGGCCCAAGCCTCTCTCTCCTTTCGCACCGACGAGGGCGATAAAGCGCAGTTCCAGAATCCCGCCTTCGGAACGCTCGAGCTCCTGGACGACATCGCCAACGTTCCCTTTTTCCAGCTCGACACGAGCTACGCCGAAAGACTCGACTTCGAGCGCGGCAACGTCGAGAGTGACTATCTCTTCGCCTACGTTCCGAGCTTCGGCCTCGCCCACATCCTGCCGGGGCCCGGACGTGCCCACTACCTGCACTGGGTCGTCGAGCTCGACGCCGAGAGCGTGGGCTTCGTCCACGACCAAGACCAGGGCATCTACAGCGCGGTGTTCGTCGCCTCGCTAGAGATCGTACCTCTGGACGACGAAAACCGTCTCGTCGTTGATCAGCGGACGGAGTCTTTCGTAACCATCGACCAGGAGCAGAACACGAGTCTGAAGCTTCCATCCGCCCATTCGGGCATGACGCCTTTGATACCGGGCTCGTACCGCGCCAGACTCATCCTGCGCAACCGAGCCTGTCCGAGCCGGCAGGAGACTGATTGCTTCAAGAGCTACACTCTCTTCGAATCGAATCTGAACGTTCCCGAGTGGCAGGATGAGCGCCCCGAGCTCTCCGAGCTGGTTCTCGCATACGGCTCCGAGATCCGGAACGAGCCCCTCTACCGTCCGTTCCGTTTCGGCCAAGTCGAGATCTTTCCCAATCCACGGGGCGTGTACTCCATCGGAGACGATCTCGTCTTTTTGATCGAGCCGCGGAACGCTCCTCCGGGCTCCCGCGTTCAATTCGTGGTCGAAGGAGGAGAGCCAGCTGGAAAGACCTGGGTCGAAAAGACGGTGAGCGTCGCGGCCTGGGCGACGGGGCCCATGGTTCAGACGCTCTCCCTCGCTGGAATCGACGGGGGTCGGTTCGATCTCGTAGCAACACTCGTCGATGCCGACCTGGTGGAGCTCAGCCGCAAACAGGTACCGTTCATCGTTTCCCCTCGCACTTCAATCACGCGTCCCGGCGTTCGCGGCTCGATCGCGCCCCCCAAGCCAGAGGTTCCCGGGGTGGTTGCGACGATTCTCGGTGAGCAATACGCGAGGCTTTCCGACCAGGAAAGCGCGCGGATCCAGCTCGAGCTCGCCATCCGCGAAAACCCTCGGCTCGGCCCGGCTCGTG includes:
- a CDS encoding tetratricopeptide repeat protein → PVSDFRDDVEQAYNKLLTIDAELAQASLSFRTDEGDKAQFQNPAFGTLELLDDIANVPFFQLDTSYAERLDFERGNVESDYLFAYVPSFGLAHILPGPGRAHYLHWVVELDAESVGFVHDQDQGIYSAVFVASLEIVPLDDENRLVVDQRTESFVTIDQEQNTSLKLPSAHSGMTPLIPGSYRARLILRNRACPSRQETDCFKSYTLFESNLNVPEWQDERPELSELVLAYGSEIRNEPLYRPFRFGQVEIFPNPRGVYSIGDDLVFLIEPRNAPPGSRVQFVVEGGEPAGKTWVEKTVSVAAWATGPMVQTLSLAGIDGGRFDLVATLVDADLVELSRKQVPFIVSPRTSITRPGVRGSIAPPKPEVPGVVATILGEQYARLSDQESARIQLELAIRENPRLGPARELLADLLLDLDEIDGVFAVLEPLVGNVPDRFEVLAILGEAHFRRKQYTESSELLEKAITLKRPEARLLNMLAMAHDELGNRARALEILERSLSLDPEQPSMRDLLEKLKAGGSGTPPRP